One Streptomyces sp. NBC_01217 genomic region harbors:
- a CDS encoding TDT family transporter produces the protein MAILPRTQQFPAPFPAPLRLPYLRYIGPNWYATVMGTAIVASAGVALPVHVPGLRAACTVVWMLATVLLATVLTARAGHWIAHRDQARSHLLDPAVAPFYGCLSMALLAVGGSSMVVGRDVIGHRAALALDAVLYSAGTVTGLACAVAIPYLMVVRHRVEPGSASPVWLLPVVAPMVSAALGPLLVPELPAGQWREALLLACYAMFGLSLLATLVMLPLIFARLVHRGPLPLALTPTLFLVLGPLGQSTTAVNQLADVAPGAIGAPYVSGLGVFAVLYGVPVMGFALLWLALAAALVVRAVRNGMTFGMTWWGFTFPVGTCVTGAAGLARHTGLTAYTWLAVALYALLVTAWAVAGLRTLRGLFSGVLLAAPPVPVPVTARTT, from the coding sequence ATGGCCATCCTTCCGCGGACGCAGCAGTTCCCCGCCCCCTTCCCGGCTCCTCTGCGCCTCCCGTATCTGCGGTACATCGGCCCCAACTGGTACGCGACCGTCATGGGCACCGCGATCGTCGCCAGCGCGGGTGTCGCCCTGCCCGTGCACGTCCCGGGACTGAGGGCCGCCTGCACGGTGGTGTGGATGCTCGCGACGGTCCTGCTCGCCACGGTGCTCACGGCCCGTGCCGGTCACTGGATCGCCCATCGCGACCAGGCCCGCAGCCATCTGCTGGATCCTGCCGTGGCTCCGTTCTACGGCTGCCTCTCGATGGCGCTGCTGGCGGTCGGCGGCTCGTCGATGGTGGTCGGCCGGGATGTCATCGGGCATCGGGCGGCCCTTGCCCTGGATGCGGTGCTGTACTCGGCGGGCACGGTGACCGGTCTGGCCTGCGCGGTCGCGATTCCGTATCTGATGGTCGTACGCCACCGGGTGGAGCCGGGCTCCGCGTCGCCGGTGTGGCTGCTGCCGGTGGTGGCCCCGATGGTCTCCGCGGCGCTCGGTCCGCTGCTGGTGCCGGAGCTGCCCGCCGGTCAGTGGCGCGAGGCGCTGCTGCTGGCCTGCTACGCGATGTTCGGTCTGAGTCTGCTGGCCACGCTGGTGATGCTGCCGCTGATCTTCGCCCGGCTCGTACACCGGGGCCCGCTGCCTCTGGCGCTGACGCCCACGCTGTTCCTGGTCCTCGGCCCGCTGGGCCAGTCGACGACCGCGGTCAATCAGCTCGCCGATGTGGCGCCGGGGGCGATCGGGGCGCCGTACGTCTCGGGGCTCGGGGTGTTCGCCGTGCTGTACGGGGTGCCGGTGATGGGTTTCGCGCTGCTGTGGCTGGCGCTGGCCGCCGCGCTGGTGGTGCGGGCCGTACGCAACGGCATGACGTTCGGCATGACGTGGTGGGGCTTCACCTTCCCGGTCGGCACGTGTGTCACGGGCGCCGCGGGCCTGGCCCGGCACACCGGTCTCACGGCGTACACCTGGCTGGCCGTGGCGCTGTACGCGCTGCTGGTGACGGCCTGGGCGGTGGCCGGGCTGCGGACGCTGCGCGGGCTGTTCAGCGGAGTGCTGCTCGCAGCGCCGCCGGTGCCTGTGCCAGTGACGGCCCGTACCACGTGA